The genomic segment TTCAAACTCGCTCGGCAGGCGGGTCACGGCCCTTGGGCACGACCCGGTTGGGCCGCCAATCGCTCAAACCCTAGCATGGGCGATCGATAGTCGATGTGACAGGCGGCCCGACCCCGGCTAGGTTAGACACGCCTCAACACGCGACCATCAGCCCCACCCATCGGATACTTGCCCATGTCTTCGGATTCCCTACCGTCCGATCGCCCGGATTCTCACGCAGCCTTGAGCTTGCTGCGCCGTGCCGCGCCGCTGGTACTACTGGCGATCGTCGCCGCGGTGCTGATCGTCGATGCACGCCACGTGGACCTGCGCGAAATCCAGCGCGCGCTTGCTTCGGTTCCGCCCGTACAGCTTCTCGGTCTGGCCGTGGGCGGCATGGTCGCAGTCGCGGCGATGAGCGGCTACGACATGCTGGCTTCGGCCGTGCTCGGGCTGCGCCGGCGCGCCACGGCCAGCCTGCGTACCGCGCTCGTGGCGTCGGGCATCAGCAACATCGCAGGCCTGTCCGGCGTGACCGGCTCGGGCCTGCGCGTATTGATGCTGGTTCGCGGCGGCACGGATACGCGCGAGGCGGTGCGCTATGCCGGCCTGGTCACGTTATCGGGCCCGCTCGGTCTGGCGACGCTGTGCCTGGCGATACTGGTGGTGCGCCCCGACCTGACCCAGGTCGGCGCGCTGCCAGCATGGCTGATCACGCTCGTGCTCGTGGCCGTTGCCTGCTACCTACCGGTGTATGCGCTGCTAACGGGCACGAAATACCTGCGGCGGGGCCGCCTGGCCGCGCTGCCAGGCTTGTCGCCACGCTATATCGCCGCCTTTCTGAGCGCCTCGCTGGTCGAGTGGCTGATGGCCGGGCTGCTGCTCTGGGCCTGCCTGGCGGCCGTGGGCATCAGCCTCGCACCGACGGTCGTGCTTGGCGCCTTCGCTCTGGCCGCCGCGGTCGGCGTGGCGAGTTTTCTACCGGGCGGCCTGGGCGTGTTCGATATCGCCCTGGCCAGCCTGCTGGTGGCCCAGGGCGCGGACGCCAACCAGAGCATCGCGGCCATCGTGGTGTTTCGCTGCAGCTACTATCTGGTGCCGCTGTTGCTGGCGATTCTGCTCGGCCTCGATCTGCTGCGCAGCAGCCGTCTGGCCACGACGATCCGTGCTCACCCGGTCGTCGATCTGCTGCAGTGGCCGCTGGCTCGCATCGGCGAGCTCGGCATCCGTGTGCTGGCCGGTCTGACTGGTCTTGCCGGCATCGTGCTGCTTGGCGGGGCGGCCTTTCCCAACCTGATCGAGCGGACCCGGGTGCTGCGCGACTGGGTGCCGCTGGCCGCGGTCGAGGCCAGTCATCTGGCCAGTGTGGCGGTGGGTCTGACGCTGATCGCCGCGGCGCGCGGGCTGTCGTTGCGCCTTCGGCGCGCACTGTGGCTGGCTATTGCGCTGCTGTTGGCCGGCGCGGCCGCCGGGCTGCTGCGCGGGTTGGACTGGGGCACGAGCCTGCTGCTCATCGCGATCGCCGTGTTGCTGTTCGCCGCCCGCGGCGCGTTCGATCAACAGGGCAGTCTGGGCCGACAACTCGGCGCCTGGCAATGGACCGCTGCGCTGGTCGTTGCGCTGCTGATCTATCTGCTGCTCGGCCAGGCGCTCTATGGCGGCCAGGGCTGGGCTGTCTTGTCGTTCGCTTTCGGCCAGCACGACGCGCGCTTTGCACGTGGTGCGCTCGTGGCCGTGATCAGCCTGATCGTGCTCGTGGTCTGGACGTGGCCGCGCTGGCCGCGCCCGGCGTTCGAGCTGCCCGACTCCGCCCGCCTGGATCGATTGGGCCAGTGGCTGGAGGCCCACGGTTCGAACGGGTATTCCCACCTGCTCATGATCGGCGACAAGGCCTTGTTTCACACCGCCGACGAGCAGGCGCTGATCGGCTATGCGCCGGTCCGAGATCGGCTCGTGGCACTGGGCGACCCGGTCGGCGAGCCGGAGGCGCTGCGGCGCGCGGTGACCGAATTCCGCCGCTTCGCCGAAGCCGCACACTGCACGCCCGTGTTCTATCAGGTCGAGCCGGCGCATCTGTCGCTGTATCTGGACAGTGGGTTTTCGCTGTTCAAGCTCGGCGAGATCGCGCGCGTGGACCTGCGGCAATTCTCCATGACCGGCAAAGCCAACCAGGACAAGCGGGGTGCAATCAATCGCGCCGCACGGCTGGGCCTGACGTTCGAATTGCTCGAGCCGCCGTTCGATACAGCCACGCTGACCGCGTTGCAGCGGGTATCCGACGACTGGCTGGGCGACCGGCCGGCCGAGAAGCGTTTCTCGCTCGGACGTTTTGACGCCGCCTATCTGCAGCGAGCGCCGGTCGCTGTCGTGCACGACACCCACGGCGAGCTCAAGGCGTTCGCATCGATTCTGCCCAGCTACGGTCACCGACAGGAATATTCCATCGATCTGATGCGCCATACGATCGATGCGCCGGGCGGCACGATGGATTTTCTATTCGTGAGTCTGATGCAGAAGGCCGCCGCTGAGGGCTATGAATGGTTTTCACTGGGCATGGCGCCGTTGGCCGGCGTCGGCGATACCCCATGGGCGAACACGGCCGAACAGATCGCACGGCTGGCCTTCGAGCACGGCAACCGGCTTTACAACTACAAGGGCCTGCGTGCATTCAAGGACAAATGGAATCCGGAATGGCAGTCGATGTACCTGGCCTATCCGCCGCAGGCCAATCTCGCCCGCATCCAGCTCGATATCGCGGCCCTCATCGCTGGCGGCTACCGACGTATCGTCTCACCCGGATGAGAACCACGGCGACTACCGATCCGGCGGCTGCCGCGAGCGCTCGTCGCGGCGATCATTGCTGGGCGGGCTCGGCTGTTGGTGGCGCCGCCATTCCTCCAGCGTTTCGCTGTGCTTCTTCGGCCGCGGGGCGAACAGTCCGGACACCGTCCGGCCGATGCTTCGATTGACCCCGCGAATGCTGTCGTAGACCTTAGCCCCCTGGTTGCGGTCGCCTCCGAACAAACCGGATAGCGAGCGGTGGGCCGCCTGCACACCGGTGGCCCCGGTATCGACCACGGTCTCGACCCGCTGCTGGCGTTTGCGCAGACGCTGGCGCGCCTCGACCAGCAATCCGGCGTCGCCATAGCCGCCGACCAGCACTCGCAGCCTGCGTCGGGCGGCATCGATGGCCGCGGTCAGCCGCAGTGCGGTGACGATGACCGCCAGCAGTGCGATGAATACGCCGGCTGTGATGATCATGAGCCGGTCGGGTGGAAAATATCGAGGTGGGCTTCCACGCCTTGATCACCGAGCTGTTGCTTCATCTCGCGGGCGACGATTTCATAGACACGTCGGCGAATCAGCCGAGGCGCCACGCCGACCAGCGCACCGCCCCAGCGCGAACGCGCCCGAGCCAGCGTCATCGGGTTGATGATCTCGACGAGGATACGGCTGCCGCTGACCTCGGCGAGTACGCCGGCCAGTTCTTCGTTGGCGTTCGCCAGGTCATGGGCGAGCGTGGCCATTTCGCCCTCCAGTGCCTCGAGGCGTTGATAGGCCCGCCACAGCAGATAGAGCGCGACGGCTGCCATCGCAGCAAAGAGTCCGCATATGAGTATCAGCGCCATGATCGCTCCTTGGATATGTCGATCCTGACAGTGTTCGATGACAGTTTGCCGCAGTGCAGCATGCGCTGCAAACACACAGCGTCCACGACGATCGTTACACTGACCTGTATCCCGTTTTATACCGCGACCCGGGTAGTCCCGTCATGGCCGAATCGTCACAGGGTGTGTCTTTCCAGGGCCGTCGTATCGGCATACCGGAATCCCGTCAGCTCGATCTGTTTGCCGACATGCTCGAACGTCGCGGTGCCCGCGTATACCGATGCCCGTTGGTGGATATCCGCGACAGCCCGGATTCCGACGGCGTGAACGCCTGGATCGACGACGTCATTGCGCATGGCCTGGACGACATGATCTGGCTGACCGGCGAAGGGGTACGCCGCCTCACCGATCTGGCCGGCCGTGAAGACGCGCGACGGCTCACCCGGCTGATCGAACGGTTCGATGGCGCTCGTGCCATCACGCGCGGGCCCAAGCCCGGGCGTGAGTTGCGCGGCTATGGCCTGGGCTCGGATCTGTCGGCAACCACACCGACCACCGCCGGTGTGATCGACGCGCTGGCCGGCGAGACTCTAGCCGGCCGACGTATGGGCGTACAGCTCTACGGCACCGATCCCAATCGTCCGCTGATGGATTTTCTCGCCGCGCGCGGCGCGCACGCGCTGCCGGTGGCGCCGTATGTGTATGCCGACGAGGCCGAGGAGCCTCAGGTGCTGGCATTCGTCGAGCGCTTGGTCGCCGGAGAGCTCGATGCCGTGGCCTTCACCAGTTCCCCCCAGGTCAAACGACTGCTCAAGGTGGCATCGCGCCACGATCGGCACCACGCGCTCGTGGCTGCCATGAACCGGCTGTGCGTAGCGGCCGTTGGGCCGCTCGTGGCCGAGCGGCTGCGCGAGGCCGGTATTCACGTCACCCTCATGCCGACCGACAACTATTTCATGAAACCGCTGGTTCGGGCGCTGCTTGCGCACTTTGCCAGCCCGGCTTCCGCCCACCTGCAATGAATTCATCCATGGCCCAGAATCGTTCTCCGATGACCCTCGCCGCCCTGCTCGGGCTGGCCGCGCTGCTGCCATTCCTGGCCGGCGTCACATACGCCTATACCGGTTCCACGCTCGATGCGGGTACCGCATTACGCTGGCTCATGCCCTATCTGGCCACGATCGTGGGTTTTATCGGCGGCGTGCAGTGGGGGCGGCTGCTGTCGCGCAACAAGGCCGGCTGGCCAGACATGATCTGGCCGGTGATCCCGGCGTTGATCGCCTGGGCCGCGCTGCTGACCGCCAACCCTTGGCGCATCCTGCTGTTGCTGGGCGCCCTGTTGCTGGCCTGGCTGGTCGACGAGTACGGCGCGCGCCGCGGCTGGCAGTCGCGCACGTTCTTGCAGCTGCGCCGGCTGCTGACCGCCGGGGTGAGCGCCTGTGTGATCGCGATCGTCTGGCGCGTGGTTCGCGGCTGAGCGGCCCATGCGCTCCGAGACACATACGATTGCGGCCGGCGACGGTGGTGGCTGTGCACTGACATCGGTGGCCGGGCCCGGGATGGCGCGCCGGCCACCCGTCGTGCTGGTGCCCGGCATGTTCACGGGGCGGCGTTTCTGGTTGTCGGATCGCGGCGTCGGCCTGGCCGCCTATCTGGCCGAACGGGGGCATCCGGTATTCATCGTGCAGCGGCGCGGGCTGTCCGATTCGCCGCCCAGCCGCGGCCGTGCAGGTCTTTCGGAACACGTCGAACACGATCTGCCGGCGGTCCAGCAATGGGTATGGACACGGCACCCGGTACCGGCGTTCTGGGTCGGCCATTCATTCGGCGGCGTCATGTGCGCGCTGGCCTGTGCCGACTATCTGTGCACGGCACGGATGGCCGGTCTGGTGCTACTGGCCAGCCAGTTCGAAGTCGGCAAACGCATGCTCGACTGGCCGGCGAATCGCCTCACCCGAGGGCTGGCGCGTCTTCGCGGCCATTTCCCGGCGCGTGCAGCCGGGCTGGGGCCCGAGAACGAACCGCTCGCAGCGATCATCGACGCCACCCGCTGGGTCGAAAGCGGGCGACGCAGGCCCGATATCCGACAAGCGTTGTCGACGATCGATATACCGGTTCTTGCGCTGTCCGGCGCCGCCGACCGCGTGGACCCGAGCGAGGGCTGTCGACGGTTCGTCGACCATTTCGCCAGCACCGACCGGACCTTCGAACGGCTCGGTCGAGCGACCGGGTATCCGGAGGATTTCGACCACCCCGGACTGGTGGTGAGCCGGCCGGCGCGAGAGCGGGTCTGGCCACGGATTGCCGGCTGGATGAGCGAGCGCACATGAAAAAGGCCGGTCGTGTCTACCAGGACCGGCCCGGACAAGGCCTCTTCGAGGCGACCCGCCGCAACGGGATCGCCACCCGACGACGCGCCGACTAGGCCCCGATCAGACTCTGGCCACAGACGCGCAATACATTTGCCGACACGCCGCCGGCCCCCGGAGTGACCAGGAACGTGATCGCTTCGGCCACATCGCGCGGCTCGCCGCCTTGAGACAGCGACGACAGACGCCGGCCGCCTTCGCGCACGCCAAACGGCATTTCGGCGGTCATGCGGGTTTCGATGAAGCCCGGCGCAACGGCGTTGACGGTCACCCCGCGCTCGCGCTCGGTGACCCCACGCCGCTCGACGAAGCCGATCAGGCCCGCCTTGGTCGCGCCGTAGTTGGTCTGGCCACGGTTGCCGGCGATGCCGCCGATCGAACACAGACACACCACTCGGCCATGCTCGTTGATGACCTGCTCGCCGGTGAGCACCGCATCCACCTTCACGATTGCAGCCAGATTGATCGACAAAACCATGTCCCAGTAATGCTCGGGCATGTTGGCCAGCGTCTTGTCGCGGGTCACACCGGCATTGTGAATGACGATATCCACGCCACCGAATTTCTCGGTGAGGAAATCGGCGATCTGACGCGGCGCGTTGTCGTCGGTGATATCCAGTGCCAGGGCTGTACCGCCGAACTCGCCGACCGTCGCCTCCAGGGTTTCCGCATCCTGCGGGATGTCCAGGCAGACCACGTGAGCGCCTTCGCGGGCCAGGCGGTTGGCAGTGGCCGCACCAATACCGCGCGCGCCGCCGGTCACCAGTGCGACCTTGTTCTGAAGCGGCTGAGTCGTGGGCACGGCCTCGGGCATGGGGCCCCCGGCCGTCACGGTCAGTGGCTGTCCATCCACGAACGTACTGTAGTCGGACAGGAAAAAGCGCAGCGGCGCGGCAATGCGCGACTCTGCACCCGGCTCGACATAGAGCATGTTGACCGTTGAACCGAAGCCGCCGATCTCCTTGGCCAACGATCGGACGAACCCTTCGACCGCACGTGCAGCGACCGCGGCCTGGAGGTTGTCCATGGCCGACGGCAGGCTCGCGAGCACCACTACCCGTGCGTTGCGGGTCAGCTTGCGAGCCACCGGATGGAAGAACTCGTAGAGAGCGGTGAGCTCGGCGACGTCGTCCATGCCCGTGGCGTCGAAGACCAGCGCATCGTACTTGGCATCGTCGCGCGGCCGCGGGCGATCCGAGCGCTCCACGGTCGCGCCCGTGGTCTTGAGCGTCTTTTCGACTTCGTTGAATGCGCTCGCTCGCCCACCAGCGCCGACCAGCACGGTCTGGGCATCCAGAAAACGGTCCTGATAAGGGCCTTCCGCACGCGCCAACTCGGCCGGCGTGGGCAGCCCGACCGTCTTGATCACGTT from the Salinisphaera sp. T31B1 genome contains:
- the mprF gene encoding bifunctional lysylphosphatidylglycerol flippase/synthetase MprF — translated: MSSDSLPSDRPDSHAALSLLRRAAPLVLLAIVAAVLIVDARHVDLREIQRALASVPPVQLLGLAVGGMVAVAAMSGYDMLASAVLGLRRRATASLRTALVASGISNIAGLSGVTGSGLRVLMLVRGGTDTREAVRYAGLVTLSGPLGLATLCLAILVVRPDLTQVGALPAWLITLVLVAVACYLPVYALLTGTKYLRRGRLAALPGLSPRYIAAFLSASLVEWLMAGLLLWACLAAVGISLAPTVVLGAFALAAAVGVASFLPGGLGVFDIALASLLVAQGADANQSIAAIVVFRCSYYLVPLLLAILLGLDLLRSSRLATTIRAHPVVDLLQWPLARIGELGIRVLAGLTGLAGIVLLGGAAFPNLIERTRVLRDWVPLAAVEASHLASVAVGLTLIAAARGLSLRLRRALWLAIALLLAGAAAGLLRGLDWGTSLLLIAIAVLLFAARGAFDQQGSLGRQLGAWQWTAALVVALLIYLLLGQALYGGQGWAVLSFAFGQHDARFARGALVAVISLIVLVVWTWPRWPRPAFELPDSARLDRLGQWLEAHGSNGYSHLLMIGDKALFHTADEQALIGYAPVRDRLVALGDPVGEPEALRRAVTEFRRFAEAAHCTPVFYQVEPAHLSLYLDSGFSLFKLGEIARVDLRQFSMTGKANQDKRGAINRAARLGLTFELLEPPFDTATLTALQRVSDDWLGDRPAEKRFSLGRFDAAYLQRAPVAVVHDTHGELKAFASILPSYGHRQEYSIDLMRHTIDAPGGTMDFLFVSLMQKAAAEGYEWFSLGMAPLAGVGDTPWANTAEQIARLAFEHGNRLYNYKGLRAFKDKWNPEWQSMYLAYPPQANLARIQLDIAALIAGGYRRIVSPG
- a CDS encoding uroporphyrinogen-III synthase, yielding MAESSQGVSFQGRRIGIPESRQLDLFADMLERRGARVYRCPLVDIRDSPDSDGVNAWIDDVIAHGLDDMIWLTGEGVRRLTDLAGREDARRLTRLIERFDGARAITRGPKPGRELRGYGLGSDLSATTPTTAGVIDALAGETLAGRRMGVQLYGTDPNRPLMDFLAARGAHALPVAPYVYADEAEEPQVLAFVERLVAGELDAVAFTSSPQVKRLLKVASRHDRHHALVAAMNRLCVAAVGPLVAERLREAGIHVTLMPTDNYFMKPLVRALLAHFASPASAHLQ
- a CDS encoding DUF3429 domain-containing protein, with amino-acid sequence MAQNRSPMTLAALLGLAALLPFLAGVTYAYTGSTLDAGTALRWLMPYLATIVGFIGGVQWGRLLSRNKAGWPDMIWPVIPALIAWAALLTANPWRILLLLGALLLAWLVDEYGARRGWQSRTFLQLRRLLTAGVSACVIAIVWRVVRG
- a CDS encoding alpha/beta fold hydrolase, with the translated sequence MRSETHTIAAGDGGGCALTSVAGPGMARRPPVVLVPGMFTGRRFWLSDRGVGLAAYLAERGHPVFIVQRRGLSDSPPSRGRAGLSEHVEHDLPAVQQWVWTRHPVPAFWVGHSFGGVMCALACADYLCTARMAGLVLLASQFEVGKRMLDWPANRLTRGLARLRGHFPARAAGLGPENEPLAAIIDATRWVESGRRRPDIRQALSTIDIPVLALSGAADRVDPSEGCRRFVDHFASTDRTFERLGRATGYPEDFDHPGLVVSRPARERVWPRIAGWMSERT
- a CDS encoding 3-oxoacyl-ACP reductase — translated: MSDYLVRAASNPTLRNVIKTVGLPTPAELARAEGPYQDRFLDAQTVLVGAGGRASAFNEVEKTLKTTGATVERSDRPRPRDDAKYDALVFDATGMDDVAELTALYEFFHPVARKLTRNARVVVLASLPSAMDNLQAAVAARAVEGFVRSLAKEIGGFGSTVNMLYVEPGAESRIAAPLRFFLSDYSTFVDGQPLTVTAGGPMPEAVPTTQPLQNKVALVTGGARGIGAATANRLAREGAHVVCLDIPQDAETLEATVGEFGGTALALDITDDNAPRQIADFLTEKFGGVDIVIHNAGVTRDKTLANMPEHYWDMVLSINLAAIVKVDAVLTGEQVINEHGRVVCLCSIGGIAGNRGQTNYGATKAGLIGFVERRGVTERERGVTVNAVAPGFIETRMTAEMPFGVREGGRRLSSLSQGGEPRDVAEAITFLVTPGAGGVSANVLRVCGQSLIGA